A region from the Pseudomonas sp. P8_229 genome encodes:
- a CDS encoding alpha/beta fold hydrolase produces MSCQDAPATQDMQSKSPVVTEKHGEAFKEVAADGFVLGGFTWRHALLDAQRPVVIINAATSVRCRHYSRFADYLFANGFDVITYDYRGIGESRPDSMKGLKASWTDWGALDFEAMLKRAQREFPGQPIDVVGHSFGGCAAGLGESGQVIRRLVTVGAQFAYWRDYAPEQRWRMFGKWHLLMPLLTRFCGYFPGKRLGWLEDTPVGVVRDWSTPTARYERRPSGRALMAKSARLPFGNVRARTLAISISDDPYGTIPAIERLLDYFSHARKTHLRIEPQDIGEQHVGHFAFFRSAYQATLWPIALTWLQTGELAPDSPGRTVPRS; encoded by the coding sequence ATGAGCTGTCAGGATGCGCCAGCAACGCAAGACATGCAGTCAAAGTCACCGGTTGTGACTGAGAAACACGGTGAAGCCTTCAAGGAAGTCGCCGCCGATGGCTTTGTGCTCGGCGGTTTCACCTGGCGGCACGCCCTGCTCGATGCCCAGCGCCCGGTGGTCATCATCAACGCCGCCACCTCGGTACGCTGCCGACATTACTCGCGCTTCGCCGATTATCTGTTCGCCAACGGTTTCGACGTGATCACCTACGACTACCGGGGCATCGGTGAATCACGACCTGACTCAATGAAAGGACTGAAGGCTTCGTGGACCGATTGGGGCGCGCTGGATTTCGAAGCGATGCTCAAACGCGCTCAACGGGAATTCCCCGGCCAGCCAATCGACGTGGTCGGCCACAGTTTCGGCGGTTGCGCGGCCGGGCTTGGTGAGTCCGGGCAGGTCATTCGTCGGCTGGTGACGGTCGGTGCGCAGTTCGCCTACTGGCGCGACTATGCGCCGGAACAGCGCTGGCGCATGTTCGGCAAATGGCATTTGCTGATGCCACTGCTGACGCGCTTCTGTGGCTACTTTCCCGGCAAGCGACTCGGCTGGCTGGAGGACACGCCAGTCGGCGTTGTACGCGACTGGAGCACGCCTACAGCGCGTTATGAGCGACGCCCGAGCGGTCGAGCGCTAATGGCAAAAAGCGCTCGACTGCCTTTCGGCAACGTCCGCGCGCGCACTCTGGCAATCAGTATCAGCGACGACCCCTACGGCACAATCCCGGCCATCGAGCGCCTGCTCGACTACTTCAGTCATGCACGCAAAACCCACCTGCGCATCGAGCCGCAAGACATCGGCGAACAACACGTCGGACATTTCGCCTTTTTTCGCAGCGCATACCAAGCCACACTATGGCCCATCGCTCTGACCTGGCTGCAAACCGGCGAGCTGGCCCCCGACTCACCCGGGCGGACAGTGCCGCGCAGCTGA
- a CDS encoding PDDEXK nuclease domain-containing protein produces MSQVKPTDAQDPKIDSLLGELGELIRQARQKVLRAVDTIQVQTCWQIGRHIVEFEQQGAQRAGYGKQLLALLAKDLTAQFGKGFDDRNLRYMRSFYQLFPIWNAVRSELSWTHYRRLLGVTSDKARRWYMEESANLNWSSRALDRQINTLYYERLLMSRDKADLIEEASTNIAAMKPHPREFIRDPVMLEFLGLPSAGKVRESRLEQALIDHLQGFLLELGKGFSFVARQQRISTDGDDLYIDLVFYNYLLKCFVIIDLKRGKLSARDVGQMDMYVRMYDELKRSEGDKPTVGIILSAESNDSVARYSMLKGNEQLFASSYKTILPSEEELRAELNREQALIEERLSLQSPE; encoded by the coding sequence ATGAGCCAGGTAAAACCGACTGACGCGCAAGACCCGAAAATCGATTCATTGCTGGGGGAGTTGGGCGAACTGATTCGTCAGGCGCGGCAAAAAGTGCTGCGTGCGGTTGATACGATTCAAGTGCAGACCTGTTGGCAGATCGGCCGGCATATTGTCGAGTTCGAGCAGCAAGGCGCCCAGCGTGCGGGGTATGGCAAGCAGCTGCTGGCCTTGTTGGCGAAGGATTTGACGGCGCAGTTCGGGAAGGGGTTTGATGATCGAAATCTGCGGTATATGCGGAGTTTTTATCAGTTGTTTCCAATTTGGAACGCAGTGCGTTCCGAATTGAGCTGGACCCACTATCGACGGCTTTTGGGTGTCACCAGTGACAAGGCTCGCCGTTGGTACATGGAAGAGTCTGCCAATCTGAACTGGTCCAGCCGCGCCCTTGATCGCCAGATCAATACGCTCTACTACGAGCGACTGCTGATGAGTCGAGACAAAGCCGATCTGATCGAAGAAGCCAGCACCAACATTGCAGCCATGAAACCCCATCCGCGTGAGTTCATTCGCGATCCCGTCATGCTCGAATTTCTTGGGCTGCCTTCGGCAGGCAAGGTCAGGGAGAGTCGCCTTGAACAGGCCCTCATCGACCATCTGCAGGGATTTCTCCTGGAACTGGGTAAAGGCTTTTCCTTTGTGGCTCGGCAACAACGCATCAGTACCGATGGTGACGATCTGTACATCGATCTGGTGTTCTACAACTACCTGCTCAAATGCTTCGTGATCATTGACCTCAAGCGCGGCAAGCTCAGCGCCCGCGATGTCGGGCAAATGGACATGTACGTGCGCATGTACGACGAACTCAAGCGCAGTGAGGGCGACAAGCCGACAGTCGGGATCATTCTGAGTGCAGAGAGCAACGACTCGGTCGCGCGTTACTCGATGCTCAAGGGCAATGAGCAACTGTTTGCCAGCAGTTACAAGACGATACTGCCGAGTGAGGAAGAACTGCGCGCCGAACTCAATCGGGAACAGGCCTTGATCGAAGAACGCCTGAGCCTTCAATCCCCGGAATAG
- a CDS encoding YceK/YidQ family lipoprotein, with protein sequence MKGIMRIGSAMSLALLLAGCGTMMGRMNGDSAEPYYKGVDGNLHLLGVRGGDGMPSAVICYMMIVCPLITVVSLPVDAALDTVLLPVDYVNTL encoded by the coding sequence TTGAAAGGGATTATGCGTATTGGCTCAGCGATGAGCCTGGCTTTGCTGTTGGCCGGTTGTGGAACGATGATGGGGCGCATGAACGGTGATTCTGCAGAGCCGTACTACAAAGGCGTCGACGGCAACTTGCACTTGCTTGGCGTGAGAGGGGGAGACGGCATGCCGTCCGCGGTCATCTGTTACATGATGATTGTTTGCCCGCTGATTACCGTCGTCTCCCTGCCGGTAGACGCTGCGCTCGACACGGTCTTGCTGCCGGTCGATTACGTCAACACCCTCTGA
- a CDS encoding oxidative damage protection protein encodes MTRTIMCRKYKEELPALERAPFPGAKGQDIFDHVSAKAWADWQKHQTLLINEKRLNMMNAEDRKYLQGEMDKYFSGEDYAKAEGYVPPAE; translated from the coding sequence ATGACCCGCACCATCATGTGCCGTAAGTACAAAGAAGAATTGCCCGCGCTGGAACGCGCTCCTTTCCCGGGCGCAAAAGGTCAGGATATTTTTGACCACGTCTCGGCCAAGGCCTGGGCTGACTGGCAAAAGCACCAAACCCTGCTGATCAACGAAAAGCGTCTGAACATGATGAACGCCGAAGATCGCAAATATCTTCAGGGCGAAATGGACAAGTACTTCTCCGGCGAGGATTACGCCAAGGCCGAAGGCTACGTTCCGCCTGCGGAGTAA
- the mutY gene encoding A/G-specific adenine glycosylase produces MRAEQFSTAVLEWFDRHGRHDLPWQQGINPYRVWVSEIMLQQTQVSTVLNYFDRFMAALPTVQALAEAPEDEVLHLWTGLGYYTRARNLQKTAKIVVSQYGGEFPRDVEKLTDLPGIGLSTAGAIASISMGLRAPILDGNVKRVLARFTAQEGYPGEPKVAKQLWANAERFTPHDRVNAYTQAMMDLGATLCTRSKPSCLLCPLEKGCEAHMLGLETRYPIPKPRKAIPQKRTLMPMLANGDGAILLYRRPSSGLWGGLWSLPELDELDDLQHLADQHSLTMGEQQALPSLVHTFSHFQLSIEPWLVQVQEAAHHVAEADWLWYNLATPPRLGLAAPVKTLLERAAAVLNAGESS; encoded by the coding sequence ATGAGAGCGGAGCAGTTTTCCACGGCGGTGCTGGAATGGTTCGACCGCCACGGCCGCCACGATTTGCCTTGGCAGCAAGGCATCAACCCGTATCGGGTGTGGGTCTCGGAGATCATGTTGCAGCAGACCCAGGTCAGCACCGTGCTCAATTACTTCGACCGCTTCATGGCCGCGCTGCCCACGGTGCAAGCGCTGGCCGAAGCGCCGGAGGACGAAGTGCTGCACCTGTGGACCGGGCTGGGTTACTACACCCGCGCGCGCAATCTGCAGAAGACCGCGAAGATCGTCGTCAGCCAGTACGGCGGTGAATTTCCACGTGATGTGGAAAAACTCACCGACCTGCCGGGTATCGGCCTGTCCACCGCCGGGGCTATCGCCAGCATCAGCATGGGCCTGCGCGCGCCGATCCTCGATGGCAACGTAAAACGCGTTCTGGCGCGCTTTACTGCGCAAGAGGGTTACCCGGGCGAGCCCAAGGTCGCCAAGCAACTGTGGGCCAACGCAGAGCGTTTCACGCCGCACGATCGGGTCAACGCCTACACCCAGGCGATGATGGACCTCGGCGCCACGCTGTGCACACGCAGCAAACCGAGCTGCCTGCTGTGTCCATTGGAAAAGGGCTGCGAGGCGCACATGCTTGGCCTGGAGACTCGTTACCCGATCCCCAAGCCGCGCAAGGCGATCCCACAAAAACGCACGCTGATGCCGATGCTGGCCAATGGCGACGGCGCGATTCTGCTTTATCGCCGTCCATCCAGCGGCCTGTGGGGCGGCTTGTGGAGCCTGCCGGAGCTCGATGAGCTCGACGACCTGCAACATCTCGCCGATCAGCACTCGCTGACGATGGGCGAGCAGCAGGCGCTGCCAAGCCTCGTCCACACCTTCAGCCATTTCCAGCTGTCCATCGAACCCTGGCTGGTTCAGGTACAGGAGGCCGCCCATCACGTGGCCGAGGCCGACTGGCTCTGGTATAACCTCGCCACCCCGCCGCGCCTGGGCCTTGCTGCCCCGGTCAAAACCTTGCTCGAACGCGCGGCCGCCGTATTGAACGCAGGAGAGTCGTCATGA
- a CDS encoding AsmA family protein has translation MKAFGKILGLVLLGLLLIIVAAGFALTHLFDPNDYKDEIRQIARDKAHIELTLNGDIGWSLFPWLGLELHEASIATLINPTEPYADLQMLGLSVRVLPLLRREVQMSDVRVEGLNLRLKRDKNGHGNWEDIGKLPPPATPAGSPPPASAPVAEASAQPEKPPQPIRLDIDSLTVNNARVEYNDEQTGKQYSAESIQLSTGAVHDSTNIPLKATAFLSTNQPVLRVRTELSGELRIERALQRYKFEDMKLSGELTGDPLQGKAMTFSAQGQILLDKAANVAEWTGIKISANQLRALGELKVNDLDKTPQITGGISIAQFDMAKFVDSIGQTLPAMAEGSLSKVELVSRVAATPTSIALDNINLKLDDSSFSGRIAVEDFAKQSLRAILKADTFDVDRYLPPKSDKAKNATQVRQAEVASTEADAMAGAGSTPLPDKPSKSAWSTERLLPVERLAKLDVDADLSFGQLTLDKLPIQNAALKASGQGGLLTLENLRGGLYNGDFEAKGTLDVRPSAPVLNLQTRINRVPVEKILESQGKNPPVKGLVTLTSNVTGSGNSQQALIETLNGNASFVINNGVLLNANLEQQLCKGIATLNRKTLSGEPRGKDTPFQELKGNLTFRNGVASNPDLKVRIPGMTVNADGDIDLRVLGMDYRVGIVVEGDTSAMPDPACQVGEKFVGIEWPLRCRGPLELGAKACRVDNERLGQVATKMAGDKLSEKIDEKLGDKVSPELKNALKGLFKR, from the coding sequence ATGAAAGCGTTCGGCAAAATCCTGGGTCTGGTACTTCTCGGGCTGTTGCTGATCATTGTGGCGGCGGGCTTCGCCCTGACCCACCTCTTTGATCCCAACGACTACAAAGACGAGATCCGCCAGATAGCCCGCGACAAGGCCCACATCGAGCTGACGCTCAATGGCGATATCGGCTGGAGCCTGTTCCCCTGGCTCGGCCTGGAACTGCACGAGGCCAGCATCGCCACCCTGATCAATCCGACCGAACCGTATGCCGATCTGCAGATGCTCGGCCTGTCCGTACGCGTATTGCCGCTGTTGCGCCGTGAAGTGCAGATGAGCGACGTGCGTGTCGAAGGCTTGAACCTGCGCCTGAAACGCGACAAGAACGGCCACGGCAACTGGGAAGACATCGGCAAGCTGCCGCCTCCTGCCACACCTGCCGGCAGCCCGCCGCCTGCCAGCGCTCCTGTTGCAGAGGCCAGCGCCCAACCGGAAAAACCGCCGCAGCCGATCCGCCTCGACATTGACAGCCTGACCGTCAACAACGCCCGCGTTGAATACAACGACGAGCAGACCGGCAAGCAATACAGCGCCGAAAGCATCCAGCTGAGCACCGGCGCGGTACACGATTCGACCAATATTCCGCTGAAAGCCACGGCGTTCCTCAGCACCAATCAGCCTGTGCTGCGAGTGCGCACCGAGCTCAGCGGCGAGCTGCGCATCGAGCGCGCCCTGCAACGCTACAAGTTCGAAGACATGAAACTGTCCGGCGAACTGACTGGCGATCCGCTGCAAGGCAAGGCCATGACCTTCTCCGCTCAGGGCCAGATATTGCTGGACAAAGCCGCGAACGTCGCCGAATGGACCGGGATCAAGATCTCCGCCAACCAGTTGCGCGCCTTGGGTGAGCTGAAGGTCAACGACCTCGACAAGACCCCACAGATCACGGGCGGGATCTCGATCGCCCAGTTCGATATGGCGAAATTCGTCGACAGCATCGGCCAGACCCTGCCGGCCATGGCCGAAGGCAGCCTGAGCAAGGTCGAACTGGTCAGCCGCGTGGCCGCCACGCCGACCAGCATCGCCCTCGACAACATCAACCTGAAACTCGACGACAGCAGCTTCAGCGGACGCATTGCCGTGGAAGATTTCGCCAAACAGTCGCTGCGGGCGATCCTCAAGGCCGACACCTTCGACGTCGACCGCTACCTGCCGCCGAAATCGGACAAGGCCAAAAACGCCACGCAAGTGCGTCAGGCTGAAGTCGCCAGTACCGAAGCGGATGCAATGGCCGGCGCTGGCTCCACGCCGCTGCCGGACAAGCCGAGTAAAAGCGCCTGGAGCACCGAGCGCCTGCTGCCGGTCGAGCGCCTGGCCAAACTCGACGTCGACGCCGACCTGAGCTTCGGCCAACTGACCCTCGACAAGCTGCCGATCCAGAACGCCGCGCTCAAGGCCTCCGGCCAGGGCGGCCTGCTGACCCTGGAGAACCTGCGCGGCGGCCTGTACAACGGCGACTTCGAAGCCAAGGGCACCCTCGACGTACGCCCGAGTGCGCCAGTGCTGAACCTGCAGACCCGGATCAACCGCGTGCCGGTCGAGAAAATCCTCGAAAGCCAGGGCAAGAACCCACCGGTCAAAGGCCTGGTCACCCTGACCAGCAACGTCACCGGCAGCGGCAACAGCCAGCAGGCGCTGATCGAAACCCTCAACGGCAATGCCAGTTTCGTGATCAACAACGGCGTGCTGCTCAACGCCAACCTTGAACAGCAACTGTGCAAAGGCATCGCCACCCTCAACCGCAAAACCCTCAGCGGCGAACCACGGGGCAAGGACACGCCGTTCCAGGAACTCAAGGGCAATCTGACCTTCCGTAATGGCGTGGCCAGCAACCCGGACCTGAAAGTGCGCATCCCCGGCATGACCGTCAACGCTGACGGCGACATCGACCTGCGGGTACTGGGCATGGATTACCGCGTCGGCATCGTCGTTGAAGGCGACACCAGCGCCATGCCGGACCCGGCCTGCCAGGTCGGCGAGAAATTCGTCGGCATCGAATGGCCGCTACGCTGCCGTGGCCCGCTGGAACTGGGCGCCAAGGCCTGCCGCGTGGACAACGAACGCCTGGGTCAGGTCGCGACCAAAATGGCCGGTGACAAACTCAGCGAAAAGATCGACGAAAAGCTGGGCGACAAAGTCAGCCCTGAACTGAAAAACGCATTGAAGGGGCTGTTCAAGCGATGA
- a CDS encoding acetyl-CoA sensor PanZ family protein — MPIVVQALNDANYQDQQDLQKIYRDAPQWLFTPYSGDTQLIESSLADGSLIAGRFNDRLLGAARLTRHDTVWYLSHLCVRKVTRRRGVAERLVNQAQKMASQAGAQLHLLAPAGHLEAQALAAKLQVPLEVIAT; from the coding sequence ATGCCGATCGTTGTCCAAGCGCTGAACGATGCCAATTACCAGGATCAACAGGATCTGCAGAAAATCTATCGTGACGCCCCGCAATGGCTGTTCACGCCGTATTCCGGGGACACCCAGTTGATCGAAAGCAGCCTGGCTGACGGGTCTTTGATTGCAGGACGTTTCAATGATCGCCTGCTCGGTGCGGCTCGCCTGACAAGGCATGACACCGTTTGGTATTTGTCCCATTTATGTGTGCGAAAAGTTACCCGGCGCCGTGGCGTGGCCGAGCGGTTGGTGAACCAAGCGCAGAAAATGGCGTCGCAAGCGGGTGCGCAACTGCATCTGCTGGCCCCTGCCGGACACCTTGAAGCGCAGGCGCTGGCCGCCAAACTGCAAGTGCCGCTGGAAGTAATCGCTACATGA
- a CDS encoding OFA family MFS transporter, which yields MSTSITAGGLQVDQPAFLSKERIIAKPGFNRWLVPPAALAIHLCIGMAYGFSVFWLPLSKALGVTAPVACAPDMSFIAQVFSSQCDWPISMLGWIYTLFFIFLGCSAAIWGGWLEHAGPRKAGVVSALCWCGGLLISALGIYTHQIWLMWIGSGVIGGIGLGLGYISPVSTLIKWFPDKRGMATGMAIMGFGGGAMVGAPLAAALMGHFASPTSVGVWQSFLVMAAIYFVFMIGGALSYRVPPTGWKPEGWTAPAKKASNSMITHRHVHVNVAWKTPQFRLVWLVLCLNVSAGIGILGMASPLLQEVFGGKLLGVDVPFGQLDAGQLASIAAIAAGFTGLLSLFNIGGRFFWASFSDYLGRKNTYFVFFALGFALYALIPNMGHLGNVALFVAAFCIILSMYGGGFATVPAYLADLFGTQMVGAIHGRLLTAWAAAGVLGPVLVNYLREYQLSIGVERAAAYDITLYILAGLLVLGFLCNLLVRPVDDKYFMTDAELAAEQALGHDKGADASTVLEWKAAPGTKPLAIAAWLVVGIPLAWGVWVTLQKTAVLFH from the coding sequence ATGAGCACGAGCATCACGGCGGGCGGCCTGCAAGTCGACCAGCCCGCGTTCCTGTCCAAGGAACGCATCATCGCCAAGCCCGGTTTCAACCGCTGGCTGGTTCCACCGGCCGCTCTGGCCATTCACCTGTGCATCGGCATGGCCTATGGCTTCTCGGTGTTCTGGTTGCCGCTGTCCAAGGCGCTGGGCGTTACCGCTCCGGTGGCTTGCGCACCGGACATGAGCTTCATCGCACAAGTATTTTCGTCGCAATGCGACTGGCCGATCTCGATGCTCGGCTGGATCTACACCCTGTTCTTCATCTTCCTCGGCTGCTCCGCAGCAATCTGGGGCGGCTGGCTGGAACATGCCGGGCCACGCAAGGCTGGCGTTGTGTCGGCACTGTGCTGGTGCGGCGGTCTGCTGATCTCGGCGCTGGGTATCTATACCCACCAGATCTGGCTGATGTGGATCGGCTCCGGGGTGATCGGTGGTATCGGTCTGGGGCTGGGCTATATCTCGCCGGTGTCGACCCTGATCAAGTGGTTCCCGGACAAGCGCGGCATGGCCACTGGCATGGCGATCATGGGCTTCGGTGGCGGCGCGATGGTCGGTGCACCGCTGGCCGCAGCGCTGATGGGCCACTTCGCTTCGCCAACCAGCGTCGGCGTGTGGCAGAGCTTCCTGGTGATGGCCGCGATTTACTTCGTGTTCATGATCGGTGGGGCGTTGTCCTACCGTGTGCCGCCAACCGGCTGGAAGCCTGAAGGCTGGACCGCTCCGGCGAAAAAAGCGTCGAACTCGATGATCACCCACCGTCACGTGCACGTGAATGTGGCGTGGAAAACCCCGCAATTCCGTCTGGTGTGGCTGGTGCTGTGCCTGAACGTGTCTGCCGGTATCGGCATCCTCGGCATGGCTTCGCCACTGCTGCAGGAAGTGTTCGGCGGCAAACTGCTGGGCGTTGACGTGCCGTTCGGTCAACTGGACGCCGGGCAGCTGGCTTCGATTGCCGCGATTGCTGCCGGTTTCACCGGTCTGCTGAGCCTGTTCAACATCGGTGGCCGGTTCTTCTGGGCTTCGTTCTCGGACTATCTGGGTCGCAAAAACACCTACTTCGTGTTCTTCGCCCTCGGTTTTGCTCTGTACGCACTGATCCCGAACATGGGTCATCTGGGCAACGTTGCGCTGTTCGTGGCGGCGTTCTGCATCATCCTGTCGATGTACGGCGGTGGTTTCGCGACCGTTCCGGCGTATCTGGCCGATCTGTTCGGTACGCAAATGGTCGGCGCGATCCATGGTCGCCTGCTGACCGCCTGGGCTGCGGCCGGTGTGCTCGGTCCGGTGCTGGTCAACTACCTGCGTGAATATCAGCTGAGCATCGGCGTTGAACGCGCGGCTGCTTACGACATCACTCTGTACATCCTCGCCGGCCTGTTGGTGCTGGGCTTCCTGTGCAACCTGCTGGTACGTCCGGTGGACGACAAGTACTTCATGACCGACGCCGAACTGGCTGCCGAGCAGGCGCTGGGCCACGACAAAGGTGCCGACGCCAGCACGGTTCTGGAGTGGAAAGCCGCACCGGGCACCAAGCCGCTGGCAATCGCTGCATGGCTGGTTGTAGGTATTCCGTTGGCGTGGGGTGTGTGGGTGACCCTGCAGAAGACGGCGGTACTGTTTCACTAA
- the hisB gene encoding imidazoleglycerol-phosphate dehydratase HisB, protein MAERKASVERDTLETQIKASINLDGTGKARFDIGVPFLEHMLDQIARHGLIDLDIECKGDLHIDDHHTVEDVGITLGQAFAKAIGDKKGIRRYGHAYVPLDEALSRVVIDFSGRPGLQMHVPYTRATVGGFDVDLFQEFFQGFVNHALVSLHIDNLRGTNTHHQIETVFKAFGRALRMAVELDERMAGQMPSTKGVL, encoded by the coding sequence ATGGCCGAACGTAAGGCGTCTGTCGAGCGCGACACTCTGGAAACCCAGATCAAAGCCTCGATCAACCTTGATGGCACCGGAAAGGCCCGATTCGATATCGGTGTTCCTTTTCTTGAGCACATGCTGGATCAGATCGCCCGTCACGGGTTGATCGACCTGGATATCGAATGCAAGGGCGATCTGCATATCGACGACCACCATACGGTGGAAGACGTCGGTATCACCCTCGGTCAGGCGTTTGCCAAAGCCATCGGCGATAAAAAAGGCATCCGTCGCTATGGTCACGCCTACGTGCCGCTTGATGAAGCGCTATCGCGCGTGGTGATCGATTTCTCCGGTCGTCCTGGCCTGCAGATGCACGTGCCGTACACCCGCGCCACCGTCGGCGGCTTCGACGTCGACCTGTTCCAGGAATTCTTCCAGGGCTTCGTCAACCACGCGCTGGTCAGCCTGCACATCGACAACCTGCGTGGCACCAACACCCACCACCAGATCGAAACCGTGTTCAAGGCTTTCGGCCGCGCGCTGCGCATGGCCGTCGAGCTGGATGAGCGCATGGCCGGGCAAATGCCATCGACCAAAGGCGTTCTGTAA